The proteins below come from a single Melospiza georgiana isolate bMelGeo1 chromosome 4, bMelGeo1.pri, whole genome shotgun sequence genomic window:
- the TAB1 gene encoding TGF-beta-activated kinase 1 and MAP3K7-binding protein 1 isoform X2, which translates to MAAQRRSLLQSQPSWTDDLPSCHLSGVGSAPNRSYSADGKGTEGHPLEDNWLKFRSENNCYLYGVFNGYDGNRVTNFVGQRLSAELLLGQLHADHSDADVRRVLLQAFDVVERSFLESIDDALAEKASLQSQLPEGVPHHQLPPQYQKIVERLKVVEQEISGGAMAIVAVVLNNKLYIANVGTNRALLCKSTVDGLQVTQLNVDHTTENEDELFRFSQLGLDAGKIKQVGTIRGQESTRRIGDYKVKYGYTDIELLSAAKSKPIIAEPEIHGGHSLDGVTGFLVLMSEGLYKALEAAHGPGQANQEIAAMIATEFAKQTSLDAVAQAVVDRVKRIHCDTFASGGERSKFCPRHEDMTLLVRNFGYPLGEMSQPTLTPTQGGRVYPVSVPYSSSQSTSKTSVTLSLVMPSQGQMVNGAHSSSTLDEATPTLTNQSPTVTLQSTNTHTQSSSSSSDGGLFRSRPAHSLQPDEDGRVEPYVDFAEFYRLWNMDHGEQGALTVS; encoded by the exons ATGGCGGCGCAGAGGAGGAGTCTGCTGCAGAGT CAGCCCAGTTGGACAGATGACTTACCATCCTGCCATCTCTCTGGGGTGGGCTCAGCTCCAAACCGTTCCTACAGTGCAGATGGCAAGGGGACAGAGGGTCACCCCTTGGAAGATAACTGGTTAAAATTCAG GAGTGAGAACAACTGCTACCTCTATGGTGTCTTCAATGGCTATGATGGCAACCGAGTCACCAACTTCGTGGGTCAGAGGCTCtctgcagaactgctgctgggccagctcCACGCAGACCACAGCGATGCTGACGTGCGTCGAGTTCTGCTGCAG GCTTTTGATGTGGTGGAAAGAAGTTTCCTGGAGTCCATTGATGATGCCTTAGCAGAGAAGGCCAGCCTGCAGTCTCAGCTACCAGAG GGTGTCCCTCACCACCAGCTTCCTCCTCAGTACCAGAAGATTGTGGAGAGGTTGAAGGTTGTAGAGCAGGAGATCTCTGGAGGAGCCATGGCTATTGTGGCTGTCGTTCTCAACAACAAACTCTACATCGCCAATGTGG gtACCAATCGGGCACTCCTGTGCAAGTCCACAGTGGATGGGCTGCAGGTGACTCAGCTCAACGTGGACCACACGACGGAGAATGAAGATGAGCTCTTTCGCTTCTCTCAGCTGG GCTTGGAtgcagggaaaataaaacaagtggGAACTATTCGTGGGCAGGAAAGCACTCGGCGCATTGGAGATTACAAAGTCAAGTACGGCTATACCGATATTGAACTGCTCAG TGCTGCTAAATCTAAGCCCATCATAGCAGAGCCTGAAATCCACGGAGGGCACTCGCTGGATGGGGTGACGGGCTTCTTGGTGCTCATGTCCGAAGGGCTCTACAAAGCACTGGAGGCAGCCCATGGGCCTGGGCAGGCCAACCAG GAAATTGCAGCCATGATAGCCACAGAGTTTGCCAAGCAGACGTCGCTGGATGCTGTGGCACAGGCAGTGGTGGACCGGGTGAAGCGCATTCACTGTGACACTTTCGCCAGTGGTGGGGAGCGGTCCAAGTTCTGTCCCCGTCACGAAGACATGACACTGCTTGTGAGGAATTTTGGGTACCCCCTGGGTGAGATGAGCCAGCCCACGCTGACACCAACGCAAG GAGGCCGTGTCTACCCAGTCTCTGTGCCATATTCCAGCTCCCAAAGCACAAGCAAGACAAGTGTCACGCTGTCTCTTGTCATGCCTTCTCAAGGCCAGATGGTCAATGGTGCTCACAGCAGCTCAACTCTGGACGAAGCCACTCCCACCCTCACTAA CCAAAGCCCAACGGTGACGCTGCAGTCGACCAACACTCACACGCAGAGCAGCAGCTCGAGTTCGGACGGAGGTCTGTtccgctcccgccccgcccaCTCGCTGCAGCCCGACGAGGATGGCCGTGTGGAGCCCTATGTGGATTTCGCAGAGTTTTACCGGCTCTGGAACATGGACCATGGCGAGCAGGGAGCACTGACTGTGTCCTAA
- the TAB1 gene encoding TGF-beta-activated kinase 1 and MAP3K7-binding protein 1 isoform X1, whose product MAAQRRSLLQSEQQPSWTDDLPSCHLSGVGSAPNRSYSADGKGTEGHPLEDNWLKFRSENNCYLYGVFNGYDGNRVTNFVGQRLSAELLLGQLHADHSDADVRRVLLQAFDVVERSFLESIDDALAEKASLQSQLPEGVPHHQLPPQYQKIVERLKVVEQEISGGAMAIVAVVLNNKLYIANVGTNRALLCKSTVDGLQVTQLNVDHTTENEDELFRFSQLGLDAGKIKQVGTIRGQESTRRIGDYKVKYGYTDIELLSAAKSKPIIAEPEIHGGHSLDGVTGFLVLMSEGLYKALEAAHGPGQANQEIAAMIATEFAKQTSLDAVAQAVVDRVKRIHCDTFASGGERSKFCPRHEDMTLLVRNFGYPLGEMSQPTLTPTQGGRVYPVSVPYSSSQSTSKTSVTLSLVMPSQGQMVNGAHSSSTLDEATPTLTNQSPTVTLQSTNTHTQSSSSSSDGGLFRSRPAHSLQPDEDGRVEPYVDFAEFYRLWNMDHGEQGALTVS is encoded by the exons ATGGCGGCGCAGAGGAGGAGTCTGCTGCAGAGT GAACAGCAGCCCAGTTGGACAGATGACTTACCATCCTGCCATCTCTCTGGGGTGGGCTCAGCTCCAAACCGTTCCTACAGTGCAGATGGCAAGGGGACAGAGGGTCACCCCTTGGAAGATAACTGGTTAAAATTCAG GAGTGAGAACAACTGCTACCTCTATGGTGTCTTCAATGGCTATGATGGCAACCGAGTCACCAACTTCGTGGGTCAGAGGCTCtctgcagaactgctgctgggccagctcCACGCAGACCACAGCGATGCTGACGTGCGTCGAGTTCTGCTGCAG GCTTTTGATGTGGTGGAAAGAAGTTTCCTGGAGTCCATTGATGATGCCTTAGCAGAGAAGGCCAGCCTGCAGTCTCAGCTACCAGAG GGTGTCCCTCACCACCAGCTTCCTCCTCAGTACCAGAAGATTGTGGAGAGGTTGAAGGTTGTAGAGCAGGAGATCTCTGGAGGAGCCATGGCTATTGTGGCTGTCGTTCTCAACAACAAACTCTACATCGCCAATGTGG gtACCAATCGGGCACTCCTGTGCAAGTCCACAGTGGATGGGCTGCAGGTGACTCAGCTCAACGTGGACCACACGACGGAGAATGAAGATGAGCTCTTTCGCTTCTCTCAGCTGG GCTTGGAtgcagggaaaataaaacaagtggGAACTATTCGTGGGCAGGAAAGCACTCGGCGCATTGGAGATTACAAAGTCAAGTACGGCTATACCGATATTGAACTGCTCAG TGCTGCTAAATCTAAGCCCATCATAGCAGAGCCTGAAATCCACGGAGGGCACTCGCTGGATGGGGTGACGGGCTTCTTGGTGCTCATGTCCGAAGGGCTCTACAAAGCACTGGAGGCAGCCCATGGGCCTGGGCAGGCCAACCAG GAAATTGCAGCCATGATAGCCACAGAGTTTGCCAAGCAGACGTCGCTGGATGCTGTGGCACAGGCAGTGGTGGACCGGGTGAAGCGCATTCACTGTGACACTTTCGCCAGTGGTGGGGAGCGGTCCAAGTTCTGTCCCCGTCACGAAGACATGACACTGCTTGTGAGGAATTTTGGGTACCCCCTGGGTGAGATGAGCCAGCCCACGCTGACACCAACGCAAG GAGGCCGTGTCTACCCAGTCTCTGTGCCATATTCCAGCTCCCAAAGCACAAGCAAGACAAGTGTCACGCTGTCTCTTGTCATGCCTTCTCAAGGCCAGATGGTCAATGGTGCTCACAGCAGCTCAACTCTGGACGAAGCCACTCCCACCCTCACTAA CCAAAGCCCAACGGTGACGCTGCAGTCGACCAACACTCACACGCAGAGCAGCAGCTCGAGTTCGGACGGAGGTCTGTtccgctcccgccccgcccaCTCGCTGCAGCCCGACGAGGATGGCCGTGTGGAGCCCTATGTGGATTTCGCAGAGTTTTACCGGCTCTGGAACATGGACCATGGCGAGCAGGGAGCACTGACTGTGTCCTAA